The segment GCGATCATAAGCTTGAAGGCTATAAGCGAGGCTTGGCAGATTCAGGCATTGCTTTCAAGGAAGAGCTTGTTATTGAGGGTGACTACACATATGAGTCTGGAATGGAATCTTTCGACAAGCTGATGGAATTAGATGAAAAGCCGACAGCTATCTTTGTTGGTTCAGATGAAATGGCAATTGGTGTCATTCACAGTGCAGAGGATAAAGGCTTTAAAGTTCCTGAGGACTTTGAAATCATCAGTTCAGACAACACAAAACTAACTTTGATGGTAAGACCACAGTTGACAACAATTGTACAGCCTCTTTATGATATCGGAGCTGTTGCAATGAGATTGCTGACAAAATACATGAACAAAGAAACAGTGGAAGACGGAATTGTAGTATTGCCACATCGAATTGAAGCAAGACAATCAACAAAATAACGACAAAGATGGCTTAATAACAGCCATCTTTTTTTTGTTTTTTCAAGGCTTTTTTCCCATTAATTACACCTAGTATTTAAATCTATTGGTCTATAAAATGAATTAGTATGACAGTTATATTACAAATTTTATAGATAGATAGAATTGCTTCTAGGGGGAAACATATGAAAAAATTAATGTCAATTATGCTCATTTTTGTAATTATTCTTTCTGCAATTCCTCAGCAAATGAAGGCAGATTCCCTTCCAATAATAGAAGTGAAGCTTGTCAATTATCTTGGCAATAAATCTTCTATTACGGTTGTATTTAATGGAGATTACACCCTTACGAATGAAATTAAGGTTAGCAAAGGTACTGAGGCTGTAATGAGCATAGTTAACAGTACATTAAAGCTGGCAACAAAAAGTGGACAGGTTTTAATGGAAAACGAAACTAGTATAAATGCAACACCAGCACAAACAGATGGAAATCTTGCCATTAATGACCGTGGTTATTATGGCTCTTTTCAATTTGTAATGGAAAAAGATACGAAAACAAATAATATATATATTCGTCCAATCAATAAAGTAGATGTTGAAACATATTTAAGAGGAGTTGTTCCTCAAGAAATGCCGGCACTATGGAGCATGGAGGCACTTAAAGCACAAACAGTTGCCGCAAGAACATATGCGTTAAAGCATAAAAATGATGCCAATATGGTTGATACAATTGCGAAACAAGTATATGGCGGGATTATCGGAATTCATCCACGCAGTGATAACGCCATACAGGAAACGGCAGGAATGGTTCTTAAATATAATAATAGCCTAATAGATGCTGTGTTTTCTGCAAGCAACGGAGGTATGACAGAAGTTAACAGCAGTGTTTGGGGAGGAACAGCGTTGCCTTATTTTGCAGTTGTGGAGGATGCCTTTGATTTTAATCCTGCGACTAAGGATCAATTTCCTTGGGCTATTCAACTGAAACAGCAGCAGCTTCCAGAAACGCTTGATTTAAATGATGCTAGTACATGGTGGGTTACTCAGAAGGAAGCAGATGCAAATAATCAAGTGTTAAAAAATATGAAAACATGGCTGAAAAATGAAGGCTATATAGACGATGTTAACACAGTGAAAATTAAAAAAATCTCTAAGCTCGAGCTGAACGTATCTGCTTTATCCTCGGGAGGAAGAGTTTCAAAAGGGACTGTGAATATAGACTTTCTAGTGAAGACAAATGAAAAGGCTGTTGAAAAGAAAACACTTGTGCTTAATGACACGGCGGCATCAAGAATTCGAGCAATGGTCGGCATTGACAAAATGCCAAGCTATTTAGTGGATGTTTCTAAAGTAGAAAATGGAATCATCTATATTCAAGGAAGAGGAAACGGTCACGGTGTAGGTCTTAGCCAGTACGGTGCTAGAAACAGAGCAGATGCTGGACAAAGTTATCAACAAATTTTGCAATTCTATTTTCCAAAAGCTACTCTTATGAAGGAATATAGTGGTATAGCAAGCTCTTCACAAGAAAATACAGCTGTGAAAAAGGACACAGAAGCACCTGTTACACCTTCACAGGACAAAAAGGACACAGAAGTATCTGTTATACCTTCACAGGACAAAAAGGACACAGAAGCACCTGTTACTCCTTCGCAGGACAAAAAAGAGACAGAAGCACCTGTTAAAATCGCTATACCTGCAAAAAAAGATACAGCTGCTCCTGTTATCACAGCATTTAAAGCAAGCTCAGATTATAAGAAAAATAGTAGTAAGCTATCAATGAAAATTAATAAATCTGGAAAAATGACAATTGCCATTAAAGATTCAAAAGGGAAGATTATTTCGACACTGGCAAAAAATAAAGCAGTAAAATCCGGTGTGCTTA is part of the Niallia taxi genome and harbors:
- a CDS encoding SpoIID/LytB domain-containing protein, coding for MKKLMSIMLIFVIILSAIPQQMKADSLPIIEVKLVNYLGNKSSITVVFNGDYTLTNEIKVSKGTEAVMSIVNSTLKLATKSGQVLMENETSINATPAQTDGNLAINDRGYYGSFQFVMEKDTKTNNIYIRPINKVDVETYLRGVVPQEMPALWSMEALKAQTVAARTYALKHKNDANMVDTIAKQVYGGIIGIHPRSDNAIQETAGMVLKYNNSLIDAVFSASNGGMTEVNSSVWGGTALPYFAVVEDAFDFNPATKDQFPWAIQLKQQQLPETLDLNDASTWWVTQKEADANNQVLKNMKTWLKNEGYIDDVNTVKIKKISKLELNVSALSSGGRVSKGTVNIDFLVKTNEKAVEKKTLVLNDTAASRIRAMVGIDKMPSYLVDVSKVENGIIYIQGRGNGHGVGLSQYGARNRADAGQSYQQILQFYFPKATLMKEYSGIASSSQENTAVKKDTEAPVTPSQDKKDTEVSVIPSQDKKDTEAPVTPSQDKKETEAPVKIAIPAKKDTAAPVITAFKASSDYKKNSSKLSMKINKSGKMTIAIKDSKGKIISTLAKNKAVKSGVLNFDWNISKVANGTYTAEMTAENSDGYKKTIKQKVLIQKPAKEKKGSVKATALNMREKATTASKVITRLKNKQTVVIVAQQGSWYKVKYGSKTGYVSAKYITVLK